Part of the Catenulispora sp. EB89 genome, TCCAGGTGCCCCAGCTCGTGCCGCGGGTCGGCGAAGTAGCCCTGCTCGCGCATCACGGTCTCGATGTACAGCGCCCAGCCCTCGATGAAGTACGGCGTGGTGAACGCGCTGCGCACCAGCCGGCCCTGCTCGGCCACCCACGACAGGTGCCAGTGGTGCCCGGGGTACGCCTCGTGCGCGGCGATCGTCGGCATCGACACCCGCGCGTTGGTCTTCAGCCGGCCGAGCACCGCCTCCGGCGAGGAGCCGGTCGGCGTGAACGGCACGTTGAACACCCCGGTCCGGGACGGCGTCAGCGCCGGCGGCCGGTTGTAGGAGGCCACCGACAGCACCGCGCGCAGGAACTCCGGCCCGGGCTGCACCAGGCACTCCTCGCCCTCGGCGAACGTCACCAGGTCGTGGTCCTTGCTGAACTGCCGGGCCCTCTCGGTCTCGGTGATGTACTCGGCGAGCATCGCGGCCTCGGTCGGCGGGAAGTCTTCGCAGAGCACTTCCATCGTCGCGCGCCAGTCCCGGGACCCGCCCGGGATCCGCTCGGCCAGGTCCTGCATCTCCTCGTTCAGCTGGTCGTACGCGACCTGGCCGCGCCGGTGCAGCTCCGCGGTGTCGTAGCCGAGCATCTCGACCTCTTGCAGGAGCCGCGAGTACGTCTCCTCGCCGAGCCGCCAGTCGCCTTCGCAGCGCTCTGAGAAGTCCGCCAGGAACGTCGCCAACTCGTCGAACGCGGCCGCCGCGGGCTCGGCGGCCTCGGCCAGCTCGGCGCGCAGCGCGTCGTCCGACACCATCGCCGGCAGCGACTCCGTCAGGAAGCGGCGGCCGGTGCGCGCCTGTCCCAGCGACCGGTCGACCAGCAGCTTCGGCGCCAGGCCCGGGTCCAGGTTGCGGCGGCAGGTGGCCAGCAGCTCCGGGACCTGCTTGAGTTTGGCCAGCGACTCCTCGACCAGGCGCGCCTCCGGCCGGGTCTTCTGCTGGAACGGGATGTAGAGCCCGTACAAGGCGGAGCTGACGTAGTCCGCCGCGTCGCGCCGCCAGACCTGACGGCCGGACAGGATCCCGTGCTTGCGCAGCTGAGCCCGCAGCAGGTCGCGGTCGACGCCGTCCTCGAAGCCGCCGCCGTGGCCGTCCGACCCGGTGCCCGCTGATCCGGTGCCCGCCGATCCGGCGCCGTCGCCGCCGCCCTCGGCCAGCGCGTCCAGCTTCGCCAGATGCGCGGCGGCCTCGGCGGCCCGGCGCTCGTACGCCTCGATCGACAGGTCGCCGAGCGTCATGGTGTGCTCCGGATTGTCGGAGCCCATGGTCGTGGCCATGACCGGATTCGCGTCCAGGTACCAGGCCACCGCCTCGGCGACTGCTGACGCCACCGGATTCTGGGAGTCTTCAGTCGTCATGGGGCGACCGTAGCGCTCCAAGAGCATCCGCGGCGCTGAAGATCCCCCTTGACCGACCCTCGTGACCACCCTCGCCACCGGTCTGGACCAGTGCCGGGTCCGGCACCGGTCCAGCGCGGTGTGCTCAAGCGCGGGCTCAGAACGGCCTCAGAACGGCCTCAGAACGAAGCGTTCGTCACCCAGTGGTCCAGCAGCGTGTGGTCGCCCAGGACCTCGATCTCCGCGGTGCCGGCCGCGCGCCGCCGCCAGAGGAACAGGTACAGCTCGCCGACCGGCCCGCGGACCGCCGCGGCGCCCTTGGCGTGCGAGCGGCGCCAGCGGAAGCCGTGCGGCTCCAGGGTGATCAGCCACTCGGCACGCTCCTCGCCCGAAGCGGCCGGGTCGCCGTCGGTGGCGTGCAGGTGCAGGGTCTCGCCGTCACCGGTCAGGGCCCTGATCTTCGGGGCGAACGCGGCCGCCGAGGGCAGCACGGTCAGGAACTCGTCGATCCCGTCGGCGGCCACCGACGGGTCGAACTCCGGGGTCCGGCCTAGAGCCAGTTCCATGTCCGCGCGGTGCACCGCGGTCTCGTGCAGCATGCGCCGCGCCCAGAACCGCGCGTGCTGGTCCGGGCCCCACGACCACACCGGCTTGTCCGGGCCGGAGTCGCGGACCGCGGCGGCCAGTTCCGCCGTGCCGGTGCGGATCCAGTCGCCGTAGCCCGCGTAGGACTCCGGGAAGCCCAGGTCCAGGGTGCGCGGGTTCACGGCCTCGCTGTTCGGCGAGCGCACGATCGCCGCGGCCCAGCGGTGGGCCGTGCCGATGTGCCGTGCCGCCTTGCGGACGTTCCAGCCGGGGCAGGAGGGGATCGGTCGGTTCCAGTCGTCGGTGCCCAGGCCGTCGAGCAGCGTCGCCACGCGCTCCGCCTCGGCGGTGAGTCGTTCCGTGTGGACGAGGTGCGGGTTGGCCGTCTCGCTCATCATCGGCTTTGCCTTCCATCGGTGGTCTCGGGCGCCGCCGGTTCGCGCGGGCGAGGGGTGCGCGCGCGGGGACGACGGCGTGAGGGGACGAGTCATCGGTGGTGAACGGATATGGAATTGGTCGTGGACGCCGGTGCGCCCAGGAGGAACACTGGACCACCGCACGGCGGGCCGCCACCCCCGGACGTGTGATCATCGTCTCTTGTGTCCGCGTGGTTCCCGACCACCTTCCCCGGCAGGCCGGTCCCCACACCTGCGCCCCTGGTCGAAGCTGACCGGCGCGTACGGTTACCGCCGGGAACCGCGGGTGCGTAACAATCGGGCGGAGGAGCCGGGACTCACCGACCCTGGTGGGATCGGCGAAATTCGGGAGGCACGCGTGGGACTGGCATGGGGCTTGGTGGCGGCGATCGCCTGCGCGCTGGCTTACGGGGCGGCGACGGTGTTCCAGGCGATCGGCGCCGGCCGCACCAAGGACACCGCCGGCGCCGGCGTCGACCCGCGCGTGCTGATCAGGGCTCTGTCGCAGCTGCCGTTCCTGGCCGGCGTCGGCCTGGACACCCTGGGGCTGGTGGCGGACCTGGTGGCGCTGGAGAAGCTGCCGCTGTTCGCGGTGCAGGCGATCATGAACTGCTCGCTGGCGGTCACCGCGCTGCTCGCGGTGCCGCTGCTGAAGGCGAAGCTGACGCGCAACGACTGGATAGCGGTCGGCGCGGTGGTGCTCGGCCTGATCCTGGTCGGGATCTCGGCCGGCGCGGAGTCGCCGGTGCACGTCGGCCGGGACGTGCACTGGGGAGTGCTGGTCGCGGTCGTGGTGCTGATCGCCGGGTCGTTCCTGGCGATCTGGAAGCTCGGCGGGAACCCGGTGGTGCTCGCGGCGTTCGCCGGATCGCTGTTCGGGGCGTTCGCGATCTGCGTGCGGATCCTGCCGGACCTGCACCCCACGGCGCTGCTGACGGACCCGGCCGCCTACGCCGGCGTGGTCGCCTCGATCACCGGGTTCCTGTTCTTCACCACGGCGCTCCAGCGCGGCTCGGTGACGATGGCTACGGCGACGCTGGTGGTCGGGGAGACCGGGCTGCCGGCGCTGCTCGGGTTCACGCTGTTCCACGACCACACGCGGCACGGGTTCGCGCCGGTGGCCGTGGTCGGGTTCCTGTGCGCGGTCGGCGGGGCGGTCGCGCTGTCCCGGTTCGGGGAGGCGCAGGCCGGTCCCTCGGGCTCCGGGAGCGGTCAGGGCGTGGAGGCGGTCTCCGAGTCGTCGGCGACCAAGTGAAGGCGGACGCGGTCCTCGTGGCCGGCGTGGCCCTCGTGGCCGAGTTCCGTCTCGTGGTCGGTCGCTGCTGACTCTGCGGCCGCCGGGGCCGGGCTCACCGACCCCTTGCGCTTCTTGACCACGAACAGCACCACCGCACCGACCACGACCAGGCCCAGCATCACCCAGCTGACCAGCGAGGCGTAGTGCTCGACCTTGTGCCAGGCGTTGCCGGCGGCGTAGCCCAGAAGAGTGAACGCGGTGGCCCACACCACGCCGCCGAGCGCGTTCCAGAACAGGAACTTCCGGTACGGGATCCGCGACACGCCGCACAGCCCCGGCACCAGCGCCCGCAGCGCGGCCGCGAAGCGCCCGGTGAACACGGCCTTCCCGCCGAGCCGGTTGATCAGCTGCTTGCCCTGCTCGATGTGCTCGGGCTTGACGAACCGCGCCGGCAGCCTGGTCAACAGGCTGTCGCCCCACTTCTTGCCGACCTCGTAGCCGACGCTGTCGCCGATCACCGCGCCGAGGATCGCCGCGGCCAGCGCCACCCCGAGGTTGACCTTGCCGCTGAAGGCCAGGAAGCCGCCGATCACCACGGCGATCTCGCCCGGGATCAGGAAGCCCAGGAAGATCGAGGCCTCCAGCGCGGGCAGCAGGAACACCAGCGCCAGCGCGGCCGGGCCGGGCAGTTTCTGCAGCGTGTCCGCGATCCAGGTCAGTAGGGCTCCCATAGCGGTCAAGCTTAGGCGGTCCGAAATTCCTGGGGGACCTGCGAAGGTCGCCGATCGGCGTCATCCCTGAGGATGACGGGTCAGGCCGGCGATGGCACCCGGGTCCAAGCGCGGACGATGTCCCGGACCGAGATCATCCCCACCACCTCGTCCCCGTCCACCACGATCAGGTGCCGGAACCCGCCGCGGGTCATCGCCTCGGCCGCCTGCTCCAGCGTCCAGCGCGGGGTGGCGAAGACGACCTCGGAGGTCAGGTGCCCCTCCACCACCTCGGTGTCGGCGTCCAGGCCGCCGCCGAGCGCGTGCAGGATGTCCCGTTCGGTGATGATGCCGATCCCGGCGGTCTCGGGGTTGTGGACGACGGCGCTGCCCACGCCGCGCCGGGTCATCCGCTGCGCCGCCTGGCGCAGCGTGTGGCGGGGGCCGATCATGAGGATCTCGGTGGACATCGCTTGCCGGACGTGGTCGTGGCGGGCAGGAATGGCGGACATGGTCGCTCCCTGATGATTCGCCTCGGGGTGGGGGCCGTGCCGGGGGTTCGACACGGTGGCCGACGGGCTCCTATTCACAAATTCACATGCGCGGAACACGTTGGCAAGGCGAAAGCGGGGAGAACTTTTCGGGCGTCACCCTTCCAGCTGTTGGCCGCCCACGTAATAGAGCAATTCCTCGTGCAGCAGGCCGTTGGAGACCGCCGCCGAACCGCCGAAGACGCCGGGCACGCCGTCCACCGAGGTGAACTTCCCTCCGGCCTCGGTCACGATCACCGCCAGCGCGGCCATGTCCCACAGCGACAGCTCCGGCTCGGCGGCCAGGTCCACCGCGCCCTCGGCGACCAGCATGTGCGACCAGAAGTCGCCGAACGCCCGGGTGCGCCAGCAGGCGCGGCACAGGTCCAGGAAGGAGTCGAGCTTGCCGTACTCCTCCCACGCGGTGATCGAGGCGTGCGCGAAGGAGGCGTTGCCTATGGCCGCCACCTTGGAGACGTGGCAGCGCTGCGCCGAGGACAGCGAGCGGCCGGTGAACGCGCCGCCGCCCTTGGCCGCCCACCAGCGCCGGCCCAGGGCCGGCGCCGACACCACGCCGGCCACCACCTCCTCGCCCTCCATCAGGCCGATCAGCGTGGCCCAGACCGGGACGCCGCGCACGTAGTTCTTGGTGCCGTCGATCGGGTCGATGATCCACTTGCGGCCGGTGGCGCCGACCGCGGTTTCGCCGAACTCCTCGCCGAGCATGGCGTCGCGCGGCCGGGCCCGGGACAGCGCGGAACGGATCGCCTCCTCGGCGGCCTTGTCGGCGTCGGAGACCGGGGTCATGTCGGGCTTGGACTCCACCACCAGATCCCGGGCCTTGTAGCGGCCCATGGTGATGGCGTCGGCGGAGTCCGCGAGGACGTGGGCCAGCCGAAGGTCGTCGTCGAAGGCGGTCATGGGTCACACGATAGGGCGAATCCGCGACCCGCCGCGCCTGTCCTCCCAGGATGTGATCGCCCTCCTCACTAGGCTGGCCGTATCTTCCGACGAACATCACCCCCAGGCCTGACGCCGCCGCGACGAACGCCGATCCCGTCGCCGCGGCGCCTGCGGTCCTGGCTCGGTTTCGCAGCGGACGCGCAGACCCCCGTCGACCGCGTCGCTCCCAAGGAGCTGACCTCCTCGATCCCCGCTGCGGCGAGACCAGAACCGGAACCGGAATCGCCGCGGCCCGCGTCGCGGCCGGCGCCGCGACCGTCCTCCGTCGTGCGCCGGACGAAGGAACGCGTGGACCGGCTCCCGGCCGATCTGCTGGAGCCGGTCGTCGAGCCGCGCCTGAGCATCGACGGCTGGAGCTACGAGGGCACGCAGCTGGAGGAGTGCTTCCCTCCGCAGGTCGAGGCCGAGCTGGCGCAGGCCGTGCACATGATCTGCACCGGGCACGCCACCGCCTGGAACTACCGGCGCGCGGTGCAGCTGCTGGAGGGGCAGCGCTCCTACTCCCAGGCGTACGCGGTCCTGGAGACCTGGTCCGCCGAGGGGCCGGACCCCGACCCGACGCTGCCGAAGTGGCGCGCGCGGCTGGCCCGGGCGGTGCTGTCGAACACCGGAGCTTGACCGCCGAACACCGGAGCTTGACAGCGCCCCCCGCCGTGTCAAGCTAGCTGCATGGGTTCCGCACGTGAAGCACTGCTCGACGCCGCCTACGAGGCCATCGTCGCCGGCGACTGGTCCAGCGCCCGCATGGCCGACCTCGCGGCGCGCGCCGGCGTCTCGCGCCAGACCCTGTACAACGAGTTCGGCAACCGCGACCAGCTCGCCGCGGCCCTGGCGCTGCGCGAGGCCGAGCGCTTCCGGGAGCTGACCGGCCGGGCGGCGCGCGAAGCCCCCGGCGACGTCGGGGCCGCCACCGCCGCCTCGGTGACCGCCGCGCTGACCGCGGCCCGGGACAACCCGCTGATCAAGGCCACCCTGACCGACGACACCTCGGGCCTGCTGCCCTACCTGACCACCCGGTCCGCGGCGATCATGGACGTCTTCCGCGAGGACTCCATCGCCATCTTCACCGAGCGCTGGCCGGAGCTGGCCGACCGGCCCGAGGTCCGCGCCGAGGTGGGCTGGATCTGCGAGACCGCCTTCCGCCTGGTGATCAGCCATCTGATCATCGCCACCGAGCCCGTGGAGACCACCAGCGCGCACATCGCCGAAGTGGTCCGCCGCCTGATGAGGAACCTCACCACGAACGAGTGAACCGAGCTACGGCAGGAGTCCGCTGTGTCCACACACGACCTCTACACCCTCCCGGCCGACCACGAGACCTGGGACGTCGCCAACACCGGCTACTCACGCTTCACCTGGGAGTACGACGACGGCCGCGACCGGCTGCTGCGCCTGTACCAGAAGGGCAAGGACAAGCAGTGGGACCAGGTGACCCGGATCGACTGGGGCATCGAGGTGGACCCGGACAACGTCCTGGGCTTCCCGCACGAGACCAGCCCGCTGTTCGGCTCCGAGATCTGGGACCGGATGACCCCGGCCGAGCACGACGAACTGGGCCGCCACCAGGTCGCCTGGCAGTTCTCGAACTTCCTGCACGGCGAACAGGGCGCGATGATCTGCTCGGCCCGCATCGTGGAGTCGGTCCCGGACCTGGACGCCAAGTTCTACGCGGCCACCCAGACCATGGACGAGGCCCGCCACGCCGAGATCTACAGCCGCTTCCTCAAAGAGAAGGTCGGCCTGTTCTACCCGATCAACGACCAGCTCAAGGCCCTCCTGGACGACACCCTGTCCGACTCCCGCTGGGACATGCCCTACCTCGGCATGCAGGTCCTCATCGAAGGCCTGGCCCTGGCCGCCTTCGGCGTCATGCGCGACCTGACGGACATGCCGCTGCCGAAGCAGATCCTCGCCTACGTCATGCAGGACGAGGCCCGCCACGTCGCCTTCGGCCGCCTGGCCCTGCGCGACTACTACAAAGAGCTGACCCAGGCCGAGCGCGACGAACGCGAGGAGTTCGTCGTCGAGGGCTGCTACCTGATGCGCGACCGCATCAACGGCCGCGACGTCTACGAGCACCTGGGCCTACCGGTCGAGCGCTGCATGGAGCTCAACGAGCACTCCGAGTACTACACCGCCTTCCGGAACCTCCTGTTCACCCGCATCGTGCCGACCGTGAAGGACATCGGCCTGTGGGGCCCCCGCGTCCAGAAGGCGTACGAGGACATGGGCGTCCTGACCTACGCCGGCACCAACGTCGAGGAACTGATGCGGGCCGACGAGGACCTGGCCGAACGCCTCGACCGCGAGAAGCGCTTCGCGGTCGAGGAGGCTGCGCGCGCTGCTGATGTGGATGCGGTGATCGCGGCGGGGGAGGGGAAGGCGGAGGAAGGCGGGGAGTAGGGCTCGTCACCGGCGTTAGGACACTTAACCGGCGTTAGGACACTTACCGGATGAGGCTGTCCAGGCTGCCGGGGAGGGGCAGGTGTATCCAGCCTTCGACGGTGGCAGCCTCGTTTTGCTCAATGCCTTGAGGTGGCGTGGTGAGCGCCAAGGCGACGGCGCGGGCGACGAGAGCGGCGACCAGGGCGTCGAAGGCGTGCTCGTTCGACTCGTATCCTTCGCGGGCGCCGGGTTCGAAACGTAGTCGTGGCATCGCGCCGAGGACGGCATCCGTCGAACGGACCGCCTCCAAGCCCCACACTGCGCGGGCCCCGGCCGGGTACACCTCGACCACCGGCCCGGCGCCGGTGCGGTCCACCGGCCGGCCACGGACGGCAAGCTGGTCGGCCAGGATGCCCACCGTGCCGCGGTCGCGCCGAGCTTGTCCATCGACACCGAGAGCGGATAGCGTCCGGTCTCCCGCTGACACACCAGGTCGGTCAGCCGCAGCCGCATTCGTGGGTAGTACTCGCCTTGCCTGTCCCTGCCCGGCCACGGTTGATGAGCAGTGTGCGCTGCGACCGCTTCCACGAACGCGGTCGGCCATCCGAACAGGCAGTCGATCCCGGCTCGTTCACCCGCGGCCAGGCCCGAGAGAAGGTCGAGCAGTTCTTCGTCTCGGCATTTCAGCCTCGGGGGCTTTACGGCAGCTCCGTCCGGGCCCCACAAGATCTCCGCAGCGGCTGTGGTCCTGGGCTGCGCGGCGAGATCGACTCCGACCGTCCGTTCCATGCGGCCCTCGGCCGCTACTTGGTGATGTACCCCGACCACGTCGCCCGGGCCCCCGCGTCCCCGACCCGCACCGTCTGCACCACCGCGGCCACCGCGACCGCGGCGGCGATGATCGCGAACACCGTGGTCAGCGGCGGGCGCTCGTACTTCTCGGCGAGGACCAGCAGGATCGCGGCGACCAGCAGGCCGAGGATGTACCAGATCAGCGTCATGCCGAGGTTCTTGTGGTCGATGACCTGCTTCAGGGTGCGCAGCCCGGGCTGGTTGTTGAAGAAGGCCTCACCGGTGAGGCGGGCGATGTAGGTTCCGACGGCCGCCAGCGCGTCGACGACGATGATCGCCAGCCCGATTTTCCCGGTGCGCCATTGCGGGCGCACGGCCATGCCGACCGTCGCCAGGGCCGCTACCGGGATGCCCACGACCACCAAGTGGATCACGAGGATGTGGCTGGGCAGGTCGAAGATCTTGTACGTCACCGACGCCTCCGTGTGATGGCATTTGCTGGAGCTAACGTACGGCACCTGTCTATGGGTTCAATGCGCGCGCGACCCGTTCTAGCGGCCCATTCGCCGTGCCCAGAACTCCGCCTGCGCGTCGGCGGTGTCGTTGAAGAACTCGAGGATGCGCTGTGACGTGAACGCCTCGACACCCTCCACTTCCCGCTCCTCCAACTGCGCCACGCCGGGAACCTGTCGCGCCGGCGTTATAGCGCTCGGCCCCTCGACCTCGACGCCCCGCCCCAGCAGCCGCATGTCGGCGACCAGACACGCCACCTGCCCGGCCGCGTCCCGCCCGATCCAGACCGGATACGACCCGTCCCCCTTGCCGCTGGGGAACGTCAGGAGCTCCGCGACTCCGTCTCCCGGAATCGTCGCCTCCGCGGCCTCTGCGTCTTCCGCGTCCTGATAGGCCGCCAGCGCATGCACAGCGGACGCGTCCATAAAGGCCGCAGTCCCGGAGTCCACCACGAACCCGAAGAACTCCGAAGCCCCCAGCAACCGCTCGTCCTGCCCCGGCCGCAGCGCCAACTCCCACGTCGCCACCGCCTCGTCGCTGACCCGCACCCGCGCGGCCGCGACCACATCCGTCTCCCGCCCCGTAGCCCGCAACCGCGCGGTCTCCACGGCGTACTCGCCGGGCGCGAGCGTGACCGTATAGGGCGCCGCGGCCTGTTCCCCCTGCAGCTCGACCGTCACCGGGTCCGCCGCGACGATCCGCCCCGTCTCCAACCGCAGCCGCCCGACCGCCTTCGGCGTCCGCACCTCGAACACGTCGCCCTGCCCGTTCCGGATCCGTACGCCCGGGACGAACAACGCCTCCAGGGCCGTCGGCCGCGCCCCCTCAGGGGCGCTCCACGGCGTCCAGAACGGCCCGCCGGCCTCCGTCTCGGGATCCGGCGCGGTGACGAACTCCAGCGGCTCGAACGTGCCGAGCAGCCAGGCGTCCACCGGCCACTGCCCGAACTCCGGCACCGGGATCCTGTGCAGCGGTTCCGGCAGCTTCACATAACTCGTGAACTGCCCGCGCCGCGTGTCGTCCAGCGTCGCGCGCACCGGCTCGTCCGGCCAGAAGCGGAAGGTGATCCGCAGGTCCGCGCCGAACTCCGGCTCGTCGTCGTCCACATGCCGCCACGCCTTGAGCTCGCGCAGCATCAGGTGGTCGCCGAGATCCCTATAGGAGAACTTCAGAGAACGCCGGCCGGCAAGGTCGAAGGAGAACACTCCGACGTACCCGGCGCCGGTGTCCACCTGAACCAGGGCCCGCGGCTCCGCGTCAATACTGAGCAACGCCGCATAGCGGCGCCCCGCGCTATGCCGCTCGCGCGCGGTCTGTTCCTTAAGAGGCCGGAACGCAGCATGGGCCGCAGCATCCCAGCCCTCGCAGTACTCGACCTCGACGCGTGTCGGCTCCATGGGCCCGCGCCCTCCCTCGCTCCCGTCCGTTCCTCTTACTCCTTACTCCACTGCCTTTTACTCCACAGCCTTCTTCAACGCGCCGATCAACAGAGACAAGTCCGTCGGTCCGCTGTCCGCGTCCCGCCGAGCGCGCACGACGCGCACCGGCTCCCCGAGTTCGTGCCAGTCCTGGATCCGCACGGTCGGACGGTGCGACGGCGACGCCGAGGACGCCATCGGCACGCTGATCCCGGCCGCCTGGAACGGCACCACGGCTCCCGACGGCAGCTTCGCCTGAGCGCGCCCCGGCAGGTAAGGCCCGCCCGGCGCAGCCGTCA contains:
- a CDS encoding DUF885 domain-containing protein, whose product is MTTEDSQNPVASAVAEAVAWYLDANPVMATTMGSDNPEHTMTLGDLSIEAYERRAAEAAAHLAKLDALAEGGGDGAGSAGTGSAGTGSDGHGGGFEDGVDRDLLRAQLRKHGILSGRQVWRRDAADYVSSALYGLYIPFQQKTRPEARLVEESLAKLKQVPELLATCRRNLDPGLAPKLLVDRSLGQARTGRRFLTESLPAMVSDDALRAELAEAAEPAAAAFDELATFLADFSERCEGDWRLGEETYSRLLQEVEMLGYDTAELHRRGQVAYDQLNEEMQDLAERIPGGSRDWRATMEVLCEDFPPTEAAMLAEYITETERARQFSKDHDLVTFAEGEECLVQPGPEFLRAVLSVASYNRPPALTPSRTGVFNVPFTPTGSSPEAVLGRLKTNARVSMPTIAAHEAYPGHHWHLSWVAEQGRLVRSAFTTPYFIEGWALYIETVMREQGYFADPRHELGHLDARIFRAARIVVDTALHTGEMSVDEAEKFMASKASLTPETAKGEVNRYCAWPTQAPSYLTGCLEIEAIRAEYLKRGKGTLKQFHDTIAGAGGLPLGLARRVALR
- a CDS encoding maleylpyruvate isomerase family mycothiol-dependent enzyme; translation: MMSETANPHLVHTERLTAEAERVATLLDGLGTDDWNRPIPSCPGWNVRKAARHIGTAHRWAAAIVRSPNSEAVNPRTLDLGFPESYAGYGDWIRTGTAELAAAVRDSGPDKPVWSWGPDQHARFWARRMLHETAVHRADMELALGRTPEFDPSVAADGIDEFLTVLPSAAAFAPKIRALTGDGETLHLHATDGDPAASGEERAEWLITLEPHGFRWRRSHAKGAAAVRGPVGELYLFLWRRRAAGTAEIEVLGDHTLLDHWVTNASF
- a CDS encoding DedA family protein, which gives rise to MGALLTWIADTLQKLPGPAALALVFLLPALEASIFLGFLIPGEIAVVIGGFLAFSGKVNLGVALAAAILGAVIGDSVGYEVGKKWGDSLLTRLPARFVKPEHIEQGKQLINRLGGKAVFTGRFAAALRALVPGLCGVSRIPYRKFLFWNALGGVVWATAFTLLGYAAGNAWHKVEHYASLVSWVMLGLVVVGAVVLFVVKKRKGSVSPAPAAAESAATDHETELGHEGHAGHEDRVRLHLVADDSETASTP
- a CDS encoding cyclic nucleotide-binding/CBS domain-containing protein; the protein is MSAIPARHDHVRQAMSTEILMIGPRHTLRQAAQRMTRRGVGSAVVHNPETAGIGIITERDILHALGGGLDADTEVVEGHLTSEVVFATPRWTLEQAAEAMTRGGFRHLIVVDGDEVVGMISVRDIVRAWTRVPSPA
- the hisN gene encoding histidinol-phosphatase, which produces MTAFDDDLRLAHVLADSADAITMGRYKARDLVVESKPDMTPVSDADKAAEEAIRSALSRARPRDAMLGEEFGETAVGATGRKWIIDPIDGTKNYVRGVPVWATLIGLMEGEEVVAGVVSAPALGRRWWAAKGGGAFTGRSLSSAQRCHVSKVAAIGNASFAHASITAWEEYGKLDSFLDLCRACWRTRAFGDFWSHMLVAEGAVDLAAEPELSLWDMAALAVIVTEAGGKFTSVDGVPGVFGGSAAVSNGLLHEELLYYVGGQQLEG
- a CDS encoding TetR family transcriptional regulator, whose translation is MGSAREALLDAAYEAIVAGDWSSARMADLAARAGVSRQTLYNEFGNRDQLAAALALREAERFRELTGRAAREAPGDVGAATAASVTAALTAARDNPLIKATLTDDTSGLLPYLTTRSAAIMDVFREDSIAIFTERWPELADRPEVRAEVGWICETAFRLVISHLIIATEPVETTSAHIAEVVRRLMRNLTTNE
- a CDS encoding ferritin-like domain-containing protein, producing the protein MSTHDLYTLPADHETWDVANTGYSRFTWEYDDGRDRLLRLYQKGKDKQWDQVTRIDWGIEVDPDNVLGFPHETSPLFGSEIWDRMTPAEHDELGRHQVAWQFSNFLHGEQGAMICSARIVESVPDLDAKFYAATQTMDEARHAEIYSRFLKEKVGLFYPINDQLKALLDDTLSDSRWDMPYLGMQVLIEGLALAAFGVMRDLTDMPLPKQILAYVMQDEARHVAFGRLALRDYYKELTQAERDEREEFVVEGCYLMRDRINGRDVYEHLGLPVERCMELNEHSEYYTAFRNLLFTRIVPTVKDIGLWGPRVQKAYEDMGVLTYAGTNVEELMRADEDLAERLDREKRFAVEEAARAADVDAVIAAGEGKAEEGGE
- a CDS encoding DUF429 domain-containing protein, producing MGILADQLAVRGRPVDRTGAGPVVEVYPAGARAVWGLEAVRSTDAVLGAMPRLRFEPGAREGYESNEHAFDALVAALVARAVALALTTPPQGIEQNEAATVEGWIHLPLPGSLDSLIR
- a CDS encoding DUF2231 domain-containing protein; protein product: MTYKIFDLPSHILVIHLVVVGIPVAALATVGMAVRPQWRTGKIGLAIIVVDALAAVGTYIARLTGEAFFNNQPGLRTLKQVIDHKNLGMTLIWYILGLLVAAILLVLAEKYERPPLTTVFAIIAAAVAVAAVVQTVRVGDAGARATWSGYITK
- a CDS encoding DUF4241 domain-containing protein, with protein sequence MEPTRVEVEYCEGWDAAAHAAFRPLKEQTARERHSAGRRYAALLSIDAEPRALVQVDTGAGYVGVFSFDLAGRRSLKFSYRDLGDHLMLRELKAWRHVDDDEPEFGADLRITFRFWPDEPVRATLDDTRRGQFTSYVKLPEPLHRIPVPEFGQWPVDAWLLGTFEPLEFVTAPDPETEAGGPFWTPWSAPEGARPTALEALFVPGVRIRNGQGDVFEVRTPKAVGRLRLETGRIVAADPVTVELQGEQAAAPYTVTLAPGEYAVETARLRATGRETDVVAAARVRVSDEAVATWELALRPGQDERLLGASEFFGFVVDSGTAAFMDASAVHALAAYQDAEDAEAAEATIPGDGVAELLTFPSGKGDGSYPVWIGRDAAGQVACLVADMRLLGRGVEVEGPSAITPARQVPGVAQLEEREVEGVEAFTSQRILEFFNDTADAQAEFWARRMGR